One genomic region from Streptomyces sp. Li-HN-5-11 encodes:
- a CDS encoding sulfate permease, translating into MAQDAGRRFAWWRRLIPGLVALLGYRHSWLRGDLLAGLTVAAYLIPQVMAYAGVAGLPPAAGLWAILPALAMYALFGSTRLLSVGPESTTALMTAAVVGPRAAGDPGRYASLAAALAVTVGLLCLVARVVRLGFLADLLSRPVLTGYLAGVALIMMVDQVPRLTGVRTTGSEFFPQLWSFAAHLDETDPATVAFSMVALVFLFAVKRYVPALPGPLLTVILGTAAVTLFGLDHRHGVKVIGEVPSGLPSLALPDMGELPHLVLPALGVLLVAYTDFILTARAFTRHDEEGPGLDANQEFLALGAANLGAGVLHGFPVSSSASRTALASSTGARSQVYSLVSGAVVLAVLLFLSPLLTRMPSAVLGALVVYAAVRMIDLAGFRRLASFRRRELLLALGCLVGVLALDILYGVIVAVGLSVAELLTRVARPHDAVEGLVPGVAGMHDVDDYPQARTIPGLLVYRYDSPLFFANAEDFRRRALAAVDEQAGPVRWFVLNTEANVEVDITALDAVDELRRELTGRGIVFALARVKQELLDDLKAYGLADSVGSNLIFPTLPTAVAAYRAWCGDQ; encoded by the coding sequence ATGGCTCAGGACGCGGGCAGACGGTTTGCGTGGTGGCGTCGGCTGATACCCGGCCTGGTCGCCCTGCTCGGCTACCGGCACTCGTGGCTGAGGGGCGACCTGCTGGCCGGCCTGACGGTAGCGGCGTACCTGATACCGCAGGTGATGGCGTACGCGGGTGTCGCCGGGCTGCCACCGGCCGCCGGACTGTGGGCGATCCTGCCCGCCCTCGCGATGTACGCGCTGTTCGGGTCTACCCGGCTGTTGTCGGTCGGGCCGGAATCCACCACCGCACTGATGACCGCCGCTGTGGTTGGACCACGCGCCGCCGGGGATCCCGGACGCTACGCGTCGCTGGCCGCGGCTCTCGCTGTCACCGTCGGCCTGCTGTGCCTGGTCGCCCGGGTGGTGCGGCTGGGCTTCCTGGCGGACCTGCTCTCCCGTCCGGTCCTGACCGGCTATCTGGCGGGAGTAGCCCTGATCATGATGGTGGACCAGGTGCCCAGGCTCACCGGCGTGCGGACGACCGGTTCGGAGTTCTTCCCGCAACTGTGGTCTTTCGCCGCGCACTTGGACGAGACTGATCCAGCAACAGTCGCCTTCTCCATGGTCGCGCTGGTGTTCCTGTTCGCGGTGAAGCGGTACGTGCCTGCGCTGCCGGGACCGCTGCTCACGGTGATCCTCGGCACGGCAGCCGTCACCCTCTTCGGCCTCGACCACCGGCACGGCGTCAAGGTGATCGGCGAGGTCCCGTCGGGGCTGCCCTCCCTCGCACTGCCTGACATGGGCGAGCTGCCGCACCTCGTGCTGCCCGCGCTGGGAGTGCTCCTGGTGGCGTACACCGACTTCATCCTCACCGCGCGCGCCTTCACGCGCCACGACGAGGAGGGCCCGGGGCTCGACGCCAATCAGGAGTTCCTGGCACTGGGGGCGGCCAACCTCGGTGCCGGTGTCCTGCACGGCTTCCCCGTCAGCAGCAGCGCCAGCCGCACCGCCCTCGCCTCCTCAACCGGCGCGCGCAGCCAGGTCTACTCCCTCGTCTCCGGCGCTGTGGTGCTGGCAGTCCTGCTCTTTCTCAGCCCGCTGCTGACCCGCATGCCCTCCGCTGTACTCGGCGCGCTGGTCGTCTACGCGGCCGTCCGCATGATCGACCTTGCCGGTTTCCGCCGCCTGGCCTCCTTCCGCCGACGCGAACTCCTGCTGGCGCTCGGCTGCCTGGTCGGCGTACTGGCCCTGGACATCCTGTACGGGGTGATCGTGGCGGTCGGCCTGTCGGTGGCCGAACTGCTGACCCGGGTCGCGCGCCCGCACGACGCGGTCGAGGGGCTGGTGCCGGGAGTCGCGGGCATGCATGACGTGGACGACTATCCGCAGGCCCGCACGATCCCCGGTCTACTGGTCTACCGCTATGACTCGCCCCTGTTCTTCGCCAACGCCGAGGACTTCCGGCGCCGGGCCCTGGCCGCGGTCGACGAACAGGCCGGCCCGGTGCGCTGGTTCGTCCTGAACACCGAGGCCAACGTCGAGGTCGATATCACGGCCCTCGACGCGGTCGACGAGCTGCGCCGGGAGCTCACGGGCCGCGGCATCGTGTTCGCTCTGGCCCGGGTCAAGCAGGAATTGCTGGACGACCTGAAGGCCTACGGTCTGGCAGACTCCGTGGGGAGCAACCTCATCTTTCCGACGCTGCCGACCGCGGTGGCGGCGTACCGCGCGTGGTGCGGCGACCAGTAG
- a CDS encoding carbamate kinase codes for MRIVVALGGNALLHRGERPDAAVQQANIDRVATALAALAQEHELVITHGNGPQIGLLAMESAADPALSVPYPLDLLGAQTEGMIGSLLARTLHNALPGRRIAALITHTFVRADDPAFERPTKFVGQVYSASTAKALARKLGWHIARDTTGWRRVVASPSPERILETDTVHELLTDGALVVCAGGGGVPVIADSDTGALSGVEAVVDKDLTAALLAEDLKADFLLILTDVPCVYDRYGTPDQRPVLDATPGDLRGGGFPDGSMGPKTEAAARFVERTGGLAAIGALDAAYEIVHGRSGTLIRPDLTAA; via the coding sequence ATGCGCATCGTCGTCGCCCTCGGCGGCAACGCCCTGCTACACCGCGGCGAACGCCCCGACGCCGCCGTCCAGCAGGCCAACATCGACCGGGTCGCCACCGCCCTCGCCGCCCTGGCACAGGAACACGAGCTGGTCATCACCCACGGCAACGGCCCGCAGATCGGCCTGCTCGCCATGGAGAGCGCGGCCGACCCCGCCCTCAGCGTCCCCTACCCGCTCGACCTGCTCGGCGCCCAGACCGAGGGCATGATCGGCTCTCTGCTGGCGCGTACCCTCCACAACGCGCTCCCCGGTCGTCGTATCGCCGCCCTCATCACCCACACCTTCGTGCGGGCCGACGACCCCGCCTTCGAGCGACCCACGAAGTTCGTCGGCCAGGTGTACTCCGCGTCGACGGCCAAGGCGCTGGCACGCAAACTGGGCTGGCACATCGCCCGGGACACCACCGGCTGGCGGCGCGTCGTCGCCTCCCCGTCGCCCGAACGGATCCTGGAGACGGACACCGTCCACGAGCTGCTCACGGACGGCGCGCTGGTCGTGTGCGCCGGCGGTGGGGGTGTTCCGGTCATCGCCGACTCCGACACGGGCGCGCTCAGTGGCGTGGAGGCCGTCGTGGACAAGGATCTCACCGCGGCCCTGCTCGCCGAGGACCTGAAGGCGGACTTCCTGCTCATCCTCACCGACGTCCCCTGCGTCTACGACCGCTACGGCACCCCGGATCAGCGGCCGGTCCTCGACGCGACCCCCGGCGACCTGCGTGGCGGCGGGTTCCCGGACGGCTCGATGGGACCGAAGACGGAGGCCGCGGCACGGTTCGTGGAGCGCACCGGTGGGCTGGCGGCGATCGGTGCCCTGGATGCGGCCTACGAGATCGTCCACGGCAGGTCGGGCACGCTGATCCGGCCAGACCTCACTGCCGCCTGA
- the argF gene encoding ornithine carbamoyltransferase, giving the protein MTVDLRGHSYLSELDFTAREIHHLLDLAHDLKAAKRAGTEQARLTGKHIALIFEKTSTRTRCAFEVAAADQGARTTYLGPGDTHVGHKESIADTARVLGRMFDAIEYRGSAQSIVTELAAHAGVPVYNGLTDTAHPTQSLCDMLTMREHSTKSLRDVSYCYLGDARNNMGNSLLSMGALLGMDVRIAAPKALWPEPALVATCRSLAERSGARITLTEDVETAVRGADFLHTDVWVSMGEPADTWRERIELLLPYQVDDKTLALTGNPDVKFVHCLPSLHDYSTRLGQELFEAYGLDGLEVTDEVFSSPASIVFDQAENRLHTIKAVLVATLED; this is encoded by the coding sequence ATGACCGTCGACCTGCGAGGCCACTCCTACCTGAGCGAACTCGACTTCACCGCCCGCGAGATCCACCACCTCCTCGATCTCGCCCACGACCTCAAGGCCGCCAAGCGTGCGGGCACCGAACAGGCACGGCTGACCGGCAAGCACATCGCCCTGATCTTCGAGAAGACCTCCACCCGCACCCGCTGCGCCTTCGAGGTCGCCGCCGCCGACCAGGGCGCCCGCACCACCTACCTCGGCCCCGGCGACACACACGTCGGCCACAAGGAGTCCATCGCCGACACCGCCCGCGTCCTCGGCCGCATGTTCGACGCCATCGAGTACCGGGGCTCCGCCCAGTCGATCGTCACCGAACTCGCCGCCCACGCCGGCGTCCCCGTCTACAACGGCCTGACCGACACCGCCCACCCCACCCAGAGCCTGTGCGACATGCTCACCATGCGCGAGCACAGCACCAAGTCCCTCAGGGACGTCAGCTACTGCTACCTCGGCGACGCCCGCAACAACATGGGCAACTCCCTGCTCTCGATGGGCGCTCTCCTCGGCATGGACGTACGGATCGCCGCACCGAAGGCGCTGTGGCCCGAGCCCGCCCTGGTCGCCACGTGCCGCTCCCTCGCCGAACGCAGCGGAGCCCGGATCACCCTCACCGAGGACGTGGAAACCGCCGTACGCGGCGCCGACTTCCTGCACACGGACGTCTGGGTCTCCATGGGCGAACCCGCGGACACCTGGCGGGAACGGATCGAGTTGCTGCTGCCGTACCAGGTCGACGACAAGACGCTCGCCCTCACCGGCAACCCGGACGTGAAGTTCGTGCACTGCCTGCCGTCCCTCCATGACTACAGCACCCGGCTCGGTCAGGAGCTGTTCGAGGCCTACGGCCTTGACGGCCTCGAAGTCACCGACGAGGTCTTCTCCTCGCCCGCCTCGATCGTCTTCGACCAGGCGGAGAACCGACTGCACACCATCAAGGCCGTACTCGTCGCCACCCTGGAGGACTGA